A window from Ignavibacteriota bacterium encodes these proteins:
- a CDS encoding glutathione peroxidase has product MFLTISSFLGLFNENSENSPNISNIIVKDINKIEVKLSDYKGKVLLIVNVASKCGFTNQYEGLQKIYQKYKDQGFEILGFPCNDFGGQEPGTNKEIQEFCSLNFNVTFPMFDKVKVLGNDKSPLFEVLTNNSQTGKSDIKWNFEKFIIDKEGNVVDRFRSITTPESEKITSLIEQELAK; this is encoded by the coding sequence ATGTTCTTAACTATCAGCTCATTTTTAGGATTGTTTAATGAAAATAGTGAAAACTCTCCTAATATTTCAAATATTATTGTTAAAGATATTAACAAAATAGAAGTGAAACTTTCCGATTACAAAGGAAAAGTTTTGCTTATTGTAAATGTGGCAAGTAAATGCGGATTTACAAATCAATATGAGGGATTGCAAAAAATTTATCAAAAATATAAAGATCAAGGATTTGAAATTTTGGGATTTCCATGTAATGATTTCGGCGGACAAGAACCCGGAACAAATAAAGAAATTCAAGAATTTTGTTCACTGAATTTTAATGTAACTTTTCCAATGTTTGATAAAGTAAAAGTTTTGGGAAATGATAAATCACCTTTGTTTGAAGTTTTAACAAATAATTCCCAAACCGGAAAATCTGATATAAAATGGAATTTTGAAAAATTCATTATTGATAAAGAAGGAAATGTCGTTGATAGATTTAGAAGTATTACAACTCCGGAGAGTGAAAAAATTACTTCGCTTATTGAGCAAGAATTAGCAAAATAA
- the carA gene encoding glutamine-hydrolyzing carbamoyl-phosphate synthase small subunit, translating to MQKPKRISLILEDGSSYNGFSFGYEASTSGEVVFNTAMTGYPESLTDPSYYGQILISTYPLIGNYGVPDDKFENGIPDIFESDKIQVKGFVISDYSFEYSHWNAKKSLSQWLIENKIPGIFGVDTRALTKKLREKGSMLGKLVFENEDIEFVDPNVENLVDKVSVKEKVIYGNGKKKIVLVDMGVKNNIVRCLLKRDTTVVKVPWNFDFTNEEYDGVVLSNGPGDPTFCEETVNNLKNAIKIEKPIFGICMGNQLLSLAAGGSIYKLKYGHRSHNQPVLQVGTNKCFITSQNHGFAVDDSHLDEGWEPYFVNLNDDTCEGIRHKNKPFFSTQFHPEASSGPTDTEFLFDEFLNLINK from the coding sequence ATGCAAAAACCTAAAAGAATTTCCTTAATCCTAGAAGATGGCTCAAGTTATAACGGATTTTCTTTTGGATATGAAGCATCAACTTCCGGAGAAGTTGTTTTTAATACTGCCATGACCGGCTACCCAGAAAGTCTTACGGATCCTTCATATTACGGACAAATCTTAATTTCAACATATCCACTTATTGGAAATTATGGTGTTCCGGATGATAAATTCGAAAATGGAATTCCCGACATTTTTGAATCTGATAAAATTCAAGTAAAAGGATTTGTAATTTCGGATTATTCTTTTGAATACAGCCACTGGAATGCTAAAAAAAGTTTATCGCAATGGTTAATTGAAAATAAAATTCCCGGCATTTTTGGAGTTGACACAAGAGCTTTGACCAAAAAGTTGAGAGAAAAAGGATCAATGCTTGGCAAATTAGTTTTTGAAAATGAAGATATTGAATTTGTTGATCCAAATGTTGAAAATCTTGTTGATAAAGTTAGTGTAAAAGAAAAAGTAATATATGGCAACGGAAAGAAAAAAATTGTTTTAGTTGATATGGGTGTGAAAAATAATATTGTAAGATGTTTGCTAAAACGAGACACTACCGTTGTTAAAGTCCCGTGGAATTTTGATTTTACAAATGAAGAATATGATGGAGTTGTTTTATCAAATGGTCCAGGTGATCCAACTTTTTGCGAAGAAACTGTTAATAACTTGAAAAACGCAATTAAAATTGAAAAGCCAATTTTTGGAATTTGTATGGGAAACCAGCTTTTATCGTTAGCTGCGGGCGGTTCAATTTATAAATTGAAATACGGGCATCGAAGTCATAACCAGCCGGTTTTACAAGTTGGAACAAATAAATGTTTTATAACTTCGCAAAATCATGGGTTTGCTGTTGATGATTCTCATTTAGATGAAGGTTGGGAACCATATTTTGTAAATTTGAATGATGATACATGTGAAGGAATTAGACATAAAAATAAGCCATTTTTTTCAACTCAGTTTCACCCCGAAGCATCTAGCGGTCCAACGGATACTGAGTTTTTATTTGATGAATTTTTAAATTTAATAAATAAATAA
- a CDS encoding SRPBCC family protein, whose product MFKFSQTQIFNKTTGEIFPFFENPENLETITPEFLKFKIVTKKPLIMKVGAEFIYTIKLGFFKFPWKTLITKYEPNKAFVDEQTFGPYKKWIHTHFFEEVDGKTKMIDIIEYDLFISPLKNVINKFYVRKNIEKIFLFRRNYLDSKFNS is encoded by the coding sequence ATGTTCAAATTTAGTCAAACTCAAATATTCAATAAAACAACTGGGGAAATTTTTCCGTTTTTTGAAAATCCGGAAAATTTAGAAACAATTACTCCGGAATTTTTAAAATTCAAAATTGTAACTAAGAAACCTTTGATAATGAAAGTCGGTGCTGAATTTATTTATACAATTAAATTAGGTTTTTTTAAATTTCCTTGGAAAACTTTGATAACCAAGTATGAACCAAATAAAGCTTTTGTTGATGAGCAAACATTTGGTCCATATAAAAAATGGATTCACACACATTTTTTTGAAGAAGTTGATGGAAAAACAAAGATGATAGATATAATTGAATATGATTTATTTATTTCACCATTAAAAAATGTAATAAATAAATTTTACGTAAGAAAAAATATTGAGAAAATATTTTTATTTAGAAGAAATTACTTAGATTCAAAATTCAACAGTTAA
- a CDS encoding deoxyribodipyrimidine photo-lyase gives MNINRIRCLKSGEIEKGPIVYWMQREQRVNDNWALIYAYEKAKEKNEKLIVVFNLVTEFLQATYRQYYFMLEGLKEVEKNLTNFNINFFVTTGKPEEEIPKFVATHNAGLLITDFNPLKIINNWKEKVSQKITIPFYEVDAHNIIPVWKTSSKLEFAAYTIRPKIKKLLPEYLDEFPKLEKFSKNNFIQNKIDWDKLYKYLKINFDVEPVNKFIPGENYANNILQKFIEVKLQNYNEDRNNPNSDGLSNISPYLHFGQISAQRIALILNSFDQNNISVSSYLEELIVRRELADNFCFYNKNYDNFDGFHDWAKLTLNEHRNDKREFIYTLEEFEFAKTHDELWNSAQIEMVTTGKMHGYMRMYWAKKILEWTKSPKEALEIGIYLNDKYELDGRDPNGYVGLAWSIGGIHDRAWNERNVFGKIRYMNFNGCKRKFDVKNYIEKFGNADQQNLF, from the coding sequence ATGAATATAAATAGAATAAGATGTTTGAAGAGTGGTGAAATTGAGAAAGGTCCAATTGTATATTGGATGCAGCGCGAACAACGAGTAAACGATAATTGGGCTTTAATTTATGCTTACGAAAAAGCAAAAGAGAAAAATGAAAAATTAATTGTTGTTTTTAATTTGGTAACAGAATTTCTTCAAGCCACTTACCGTCAATATTATTTTATGTTAGAAGGATTGAAAGAAGTCGAGAAAAATTTAACTAACTTTAATATTAATTTTTTTGTAACAACCGGAAAACCCGAAGAAGAAATTCCAAAATTTGTTGCAACACACAATGCCGGCTTGCTTATTACAGATTTTAATCCATTAAAAATTATTAACAATTGGAAAGAAAAAGTTTCGCAGAAAATTACTATTCCCTTTTACGAAGTTGATGCACACAATATAATTCCGGTTTGGAAAACTTCAAGCAAATTAGAATTTGCCGCTTATACAATTCGCCCAAAAATAAAAAAATTACTTCCGGAATATTTAGATGAATTTCCGAAATTAGAAAAATTTAGTAAAAATAATTTTATTCAAAATAAAATTGATTGGGATAAATTGTATAAATATTTAAAAATAAATTTTGATGTAGAGCCGGTTAATAAATTTATCCCGGGTGAAAATTATGCAAATAATATTCTTCAAAAATTTATTGAGGTAAAATTGCAGAATTATAATGAAGATCGTAACAATCCTAATTCAGATGGACTTTCTAACATTTCTCCTTATTTACATTTTGGACAAATTTCAGCTCAAAGAATTGCATTAATACTAAATAGTTTTGATCAAAATAATATTTCCGTTTCATCATATTTAGAAGAATTAATTGTACGAAGAGAACTTGCGGATAATTTTTGTTTCTACAATAAAAATTATGATAACTTTGATGGATTTCACGATTGGGCAAAATTAACTTTGAATGAACACAGAAATGATAAACGTGAATTTATTTATACTTTGGAAGAATTTGAATTTGCAAAAACCCATGATGAACTTTGGAATTCTGCTCAAATAGAAATGGTTACAACCGGCAAAATGCACGGTTATATGAGAATGTATTGGGCAAAGAAAATTTTGGAATGGACAAAATCTCCCAAGGAAGCTTTGGAAATTGGAATTTACTTAAATGATAAATATGAATTAGACGGGCGAGATCCAAACGGTTATGTGGGTTTAGCTTGGTCAATTGGCGGCATACATGATAGGGCATGGAACGAAAGAAATGTTTTCGGAAAAATTCGATATATGAATTTTAACGGATGCAAAAGAAAATTTGATGTAAAAAATTACATTGAAAAATTCGGAAATGCAGATCAGCAAAATTTGTTTTAA
- a CDS encoding MerR family transcriptional regulator — translation MENIVKYPIRAVADLTGLTEHVIRIWEKRYKLVIPNRTDTNRRLYSKEDVEKLSLLAKASKSGYSIGVISNYSIDQLKELFGEKITEKKVEELNTNEKTIQQTINNCITFIKSLDKKSFEQELYSAQINFTQPILIEKIITPLIEQIGDLWKSGEIRIMHEHISTTIIRKFLTQIIDSNLVDTNAPKILIATPKGQHHELGALIVGVVASSDGWDVTYIGPDLPGEEIAAAIEKIHPKIVAISIVYPSDDIMLDKEMVKISKLLINGTQVIAGGRSVHSYENILKKMNAKIIVNLNEFRNHLSLVRK, via the coding sequence ATGGAAAATATAGTAAAGTACCCAATTAGAGCTGTTGCAGATTTAACCGGTTTAACAGAACATGTAATCAGAATTTGGGAAAAAAGATATAAATTAGTTATACCCAACAGAACTGATACAAACCGCCGACTTTATTCTAAAGAGGATGTTGAAAAATTATCCTTACTTGCTAAAGCTTCAAAAAGTGGTTATTCAATTGGAGTAATTTCCAATTATTCAATTGATCAATTAAAAGAATTGTTTGGTGAGAAAATTACAGAGAAGAAAGTTGAAGAATTAAATACAAACGAAAAAACAATTCAGCAGACCATTAATAATTGTATAACTTTTATAAAATCTTTAGATAAAAAATCTTTTGAGCAAGAACTTTATTCTGCGCAAATTAATTTCACTCAACCAATTTTAATAGAAAAAATTATAACTCCTTTAATTGAACAAATTGGTGATTTGTGGAAATCCGGCGAAATAAGAATTATGCACGAGCATATTTCTACAACAATAATTCGCAAATTTTTAACACAAATAATTGATTCAAATTTAGTTGATACAAATGCACCCAAAATATTAATTGCAACGCCAAAAGGTCAGCACCATGAACTTGGCGCATTAATTGTTGGAGTTGTTGCATCATCAGACGGTTGGGATGTAACTTATATTGGTCCGGATTTACCCGGCGAAGAAATTGCTGCAGCAATTGAAAAAATTCATCCCAAAATTGTTGCAATCAGCATTGTTTATCCTTCCGATGATATAATGCTTGATAAAGAAATGGTAAAAATTAGCAAGCTGTTGATTAACGGAACACAAGTAATTGCCGGTGGCAGAAGCGTTCATTCCTATGAAAATATTTTAAAAAAAATGAACGCAAAAATAATTGTTAATTTAAATGAATTTAGAAATCATCTTTCACTTGTTCGTAAATAG
- a CDS encoding TonB-dependent receptor — protein MKTLVGILLFFISKFMIAQSTGIISGKVIDIVTKESLPGVNVIVEGTNFGSSTDINGEFKISNVPVGNYKVKVSFIGYNSITKSDIIVNSAKPAFLDFQLSESVIELEGVTVTSNFFENTPIEVNSVKKFSYEEIRRAPGGFEDVVRALSILPGVAKQSAGRNDLVVRGGAPSENLYVVDGFVIPNINHFGNQGATGGPLSFVNLDYVNETTFSTGGFQVNYGDKLSSVLKIDLREARKDHIGGKALVSASQFGFNLEGPVTEKSNFIFSVRRSYLDFIFNAAGFNFVPEYYDLLAKYTYDIDKSNKFSYLFVGALDRVKFNNNNSEDIYDNSRILGNDQNQYVTGVSFRHLFEKGFYNLTLSRNYISYDGFQNDTLLNPIFLNKSKEAEHELKGDIVFKIAKASELNFGVSGKLINFNSDILFPSKFVTTFGETLPITSANVNENYYKAGIYALYSAYYFNSFRFNFGLRANYFNAIDTKITVSPRLSLAYDLNTLTKINFSTGIYRQSPSYIWLTLNENKSLEPIQVNQYILGLSHLLTEHTQVKLEAFYKDYSKYPTSELRNYLVLANTGAGYPGADDNFSTYGLEPLTSKGNGFSRGLEFSMQKKSASNNHYGILSVTYSQNKFTGLDNIERTGQYDQTWIVSLSAGYIFNENWEASMKFRYASGNPYTPYNFDGTQNILDYLTARLDASHSLDLRVDRRWDFTGLNLIAYIDIQNVYNQKNESNVKWNYAKMEIDKQSEIGILPSIGISLEF, from the coding sequence ATTAAGACATTGGTTGGCATTTTACTTTTTTTTATATCGAAATTTATGATAGCACAATCGACTGGGATTATTTCCGGAAAAGTAATTGACATCGTAACGAAGGAATCATTACCTGGAGTTAATGTAATTGTTGAAGGTACAAATTTTGGTTCATCTACTGATATAAACGGTGAATTCAAAATTTCAAATGTACCCGTAGGAAATTACAAAGTAAAAGTTAGTTTTATCGGTTACAATTCAATTACCAAATCCGATATAATTGTCAACTCAGCAAAACCTGCATTTTTGGATTTTCAATTAAGTGAATCTGTAATTGAATTAGAAGGAGTAACTGTTACTTCTAATTTTTTTGAAAATACTCCAATTGAAGTTAACAGTGTGAAAAAATTTAGCTACGAAGAAATTAGAAGAGCTCCGGGTGGATTCGAAGACGTTGTGCGCGCTCTTTCAATTTTGCCGGGTGTTGCAAAACAAAGTGCCGGAAGGAATGATTTGGTTGTAAGAGGCGGCGCTCCATCAGAAAATCTTTATGTAGTAGATGGATTTGTAATCCCAAATATTAATCATTTTGGAAACCAAGGTGCAACTGGCGGGCCACTTAGTTTTGTTAATTTGGATTATGTAAATGAAACAACATTTTCAACTGGTGGATTTCAAGTCAATTATGGCGATAAACTTTCTTCTGTTTTAAAAATTGATTTGCGCGAAGCAAGGAAAGATCATATAGGAGGAAAAGCTTTGGTTTCGGCTTCACAATTTGGGTTTAATCTTGAAGGACCGGTAACTGAAAAAAGTAATTTCATTTTTTCAGTTAGAAGAAGTTATTTGGATTTTATTTTCAATGCAGCTGGTTTTAATTTTGTTCCAGAATATTATGATTTGCTTGCAAAATATACTTATGATATAGATAAATCAAATAAATTTTCTTATTTATTTGTTGGTGCTTTAGATAGAGTGAAATTTAATAATAATAATTCTGAGGATATTTATGATAATTCCAGAATTTTAGGTAATGATCAAAATCAATATGTAACCGGAGTTTCATTCAGACATTTATTTGAAAAAGGATTTTATAATTTAACTCTGAGTAGAAATTATATAAGTTATGATGGTTTTCAAAATGATACTTTACTAAACCCAATCTTTTTGAATAAATCCAAAGAAGCAGAACATGAATTAAAAGGCGATATTGTTTTTAAAATTGCGAAAGCTTCCGAATTGAATTTTGGTGTTTCCGGTAAATTAATAAATTTCAATAGCGATATTTTATTTCCTTCAAAATTTGTAACAACTTTTGGCGAAACTCTTCCAATCACATCAGCAAATGTTAATGAAAATTATTACAAAGCTGGAATTTATGCGTTGTACAGCGCTTATTATTTCAACAGTTTCAGATTTAATTTTGGTCTTAGAGCAAATTACTTTAATGCAATTGATACAAAAATTACAGTTAGTCCAAGACTTTCACTTGCATATGATTTAAACACCTTAACTAAAATTAATTTTAGTACCGGGATTTACAGACAAAGTCCTTCTTATATTTGGTTAACCTTAAATGAGAATAAATCACTTGAACCAATTCAAGTTAACCAGTACATTTTGGGACTTTCTCATTTGTTAACTGAACATACACAAGTAAAATTAGAAGCATTTTATAAAGATTATTCAAAATATCCTACAAGTGAATTAAGAAACTACTTGGTTTTAGCAAATACCGGAGCCGGTTATCCCGGTGCCGATGATAATTTCTCAACTTATGGATTAGAACCACTTACAAGTAAAGGAAATGGATTTTCAAGAGGATTGGAATTTTCCATGCAGAAAAAATCTGCATCCAATAATCATTACGGAATTTTAAGTGTAACATATAGCCAAAATAAATTTACAGGACTTGATAATATTGAAAGAACCGGACAATATGATCAAACATGGATTGTAAGTTTAAGTGCCGGATATATTTTCAATGAAAATTGGGAAGCTTCAATGAAATTCAGATATGCTTCGGGAAATCCTTACACACCGTATAATTTTGATGGAACACAAAATATTCTAGATTATTTAACAGCACGATTAGACGCTTCCCATAGTTTAGATTTGCGTGTTGATAGAAGATGGGATTTTACCGGATTGAATTTAATTGCATACATTGATATTCAAAATGTTTACAATCAAAAAAATGAAAGTAATGTAAAATGGAATTACGCAAAAATGGAAATTGATAAACAATCAGAAATCGGAATTCTTCCATCAATTGGAATTAGTTTAGAATTTTAG